Below is a genomic region from Candidatus Dependentiae bacterium.
TGGTGTTTTAGCTGCAATTTGCGCCAATGTTAACCGCGCCTTTTCACCACCAGAAAGATTAGTAACCAACGTATTAACTTCTTCATTTTTTCGAAATAAAAAATCATTCAAATGCCGCCTGATTTCTGCATGAGAGTGCGTAGGCACGAGATCTTGAATAGTCTCGAACACTGTTTTGTCAGCATTCAACGTGCCATACTGTTGATCAAGGTAACCAATGTCCTGAGGTTTTGGCGTGTACCAATCTCCCGCTGTTGCAACCTGCACATCACCTAATATAGCCTTCATCAAGGTTGATTTTCCGCTACCATTCGCACCCATGATAGCAATACGATCATGCGGACCAACTTGCAAACTAATCTGCTTCAATAATGGTTCTTGCCCAAGATAGCCAACACTGCCATCAACGATTGAAATAAGAGTTCGACCCATAACATTAGCGCTACTGAGCGAAAATGTCGGCACAATTTCTTCGGGCAGACGCAACTCAGAGAGCTTTTCCTGAAGATCCTGTTTTGTATCCTCTAGGGTCCGAAACTTTTTTCCTTGCGATTTTTCAGCTTTCATAGCTTTAAGGTCGCCAGTCATTTTTGTCCATTTACGATTAGCGACATTTTTTTCTCCTATGCTTTTACTTTTAGAGGCCTTTTGTTGCTCCTGCCCCAATTTTTCATGCATATCTTTCTTTTGGCGATTAAGCCTGGAGATCTCTTGTTCTATGGAAATTCTTTTAGCTTTTATTTCCCGGATATAATCATCATAATTTCCTGAGAAAACTTGAACGCGACCATTATCAATGTGCCACAGCGTATCAATACAAGTGCGTAGTAATTCCACATCATGTGTTACTACAATTAATGTTCCTTGATATGCACGCAACATGCGCATCAACGATTTACGATTATGCTGGTCCAAATGGTTAGTTGGCTCATCAAGCAACAAAACATTGGGATCTTCACTCAACACACCTGTTAGAGCTTGGTTAAAACGTTGACCACCACTTAAAGAATCAAAGTCCTCAACAATTTGTGGCACATAACCACACACAACATCAGAAGACACTACCAGTTGTCCACTCGTAGGCTCTACCATCCCCCGTAATATATTGAGCAAGGTCGATTTGCCACTCCCATTGCGTCCAATAATGGCAATGCGGCTTCCATAACTAATCTGACCAGTAAAGTCTTCAAAACAAATTTTGTGGGGAAAAGAAAAACCAATGTTTTTAAGTAAGATAGGTTTATGCATCATATGCTGCTCCTTAATAGTTGAGACATAGAATCTCCTTTGGATAATAATACCAGCATAATTCAGTTAACGCGCGCAAGCGTTACATGTGTAGCGGTATAAAAAAATGGATAGAAATTTGTTCCTGAGATCGGCAACAAGAATAATAAAGGGCTTTACGCCTTTACAACGAAAATGATTGATTTGGATGTTTCCACGAATTCTTACCTCGTTTAAGCACTATAGTAGAGATAACTACTATTAATTACCGCATAAAAAATGGTAGTTGTCAAAAGAAATTACAAGAAATCTTAATCATCAAATAAGGATCTTTACCCTTATTGCCTTTGAGATTGTGCTTTAAGCTTTTCTCTTGCTAAGAAGTCATCGGTTTCTTTTTTATGAGATCCATCAGG
It encodes:
- a CDS encoding ATP-binding cassette domain-containing protein, producing the protein MMHKPILLKNIGFSFPHKICFEDFTGQISYGSRIAIIGRNGSGKSTLLNILRGMVEPTSGQLVVSSDVVCGYVPQIVEDFDSLSGGQRFNQALTGVLSEDPNVLLLDEPTNHLDQHNRKSLMRMLRAYQGTLIVVTHDVELLRTCIDTLWHIDNGRVQVFSGNYDDYIREIKAKRISIEQEISRLNRQKKDMHEKLGQEQQKASKSKSIGEKNVANRKWTKMTGDLKAMKAEKSQGKKFRTLEDTKQDLQEKLSELRLPEEIVPTFSLSSANVMGRTLISIVDGSVGYLGQEPLLKQISLQVGPHDRIAIMGANGSGKSTLMKAILGDVQVATAGDWYTPKPQDIGYLDQQYGTLNADKTVFETIQDLVPTHSHAEIRRHLNDFLFRKNEEVNTLVTNLSGGEKARLTLAQIAAKTPRLFMLDEITNNLDLETRGHVIEVLKEYPGAMIVISHDEDFLKEIGVTDEYYIENGSMVRR